One part of the Borreliella afzelii genome encodes these proteins:
- the tilS gene encoding tRNA lysidine(34) synthetase TilS, with translation MHFLDDNIQIKIDKFYKKNSLNKNRVIVAFSGGADSTTLLLNLKYYLSNNIIAFYFAHFIRPDNEQNQEIEHVKGFCDLYNIALQIKKCDIDIKSESVRLGVSIEELARKCRYNALENALKENDANYIALAHNENDQIETIIMRFFQGSFLDGLVGIPSVNKNIIRPLLEVSRPEIENFLSLNNIRVFIDSTNSQNLYLRNKVRNNLLPSIEKIFKGYEKCLKRISEFSKEFVNYFEKDEFFPVEKGKYYYSFDLKAFLDFPKYLVFRLIFKILNSEGIVAKISYKALNELFKIEIDRKKNNVLLKTNDFFLEKRHNKINLIFKRDEKFYKPFDFILEVGKWHSLSLGKILLKCLECNAASVSRLKCCSYEFRYKFFKDKLKAKKFFSKFIRCNPIYLMLLALDNRLIGIIDLNTLNLVWSEKSILKKISISLIGGLLKE, from the coding sequence ATGCATTTTTTAGACGATAATATACAAATTAAAATAGATAAATTTTATAAAAAAAATTCTTTAAATAAAAATCGGGTTATTGTTGCTTTTTCTGGAGGAGCTGATTCTACAACTTTATTGTTAAATTTAAAATATTATTTGAGCAATAATATCATTGCATTTTATTTTGCTCATTTTATTAGACCTGATAATGAACAAAATCAAGAAATAGAGCATGTAAAAGGGTTTTGTGATCTTTATAACATTGCTTTGCAAATTAAGAAATGTGATATAGATATAAAAAGTGAATCAGTTAGGTTGGGAGTATCTATTGAAGAGCTTGCAAGGAAATGTAGATATAATGCTTTAGAAAATGCTCTTAAAGAAAATGATGCAAATTATATTGCACTTGCTCATAACGAGAACGATCAAATTGAAACAATAATTATGAGATTTTTTCAAGGATCTTTTTTGGATGGTCTTGTAGGTATTCCTAGTGTCAATAAAAATATTATAAGACCTTTACTAGAGGTTTCAAGGCCAGAAATTGAGAATTTTTTATCTTTGAATAATATCAGGGTTTTTATTGATAGTACAAATTCTCAAAATTTATACCTAAGAAATAAAGTTAGAAATAATTTACTACCTTCTATAGAAAAGATTTTTAAAGGGTATGAAAAATGTCTTAAAAGAATATCTGAATTTTCAAAGGAATTTGTGAATTATTTTGAAAAAGATGAATTTTTCCCTGTTGAGAAAGGTAAATACTATTATTCTTTTGATTTGAAAGCTTTTTTAGATTTTCCCAAGTATTTAGTGTTTAGATTGATTTTTAAAATTTTAAATTCAGAAGGAATTGTAGCTAAAATTTCTTATAAAGCTCTTAATGAATTATTTAAAATAGAGATTGATAGAAAGAAAAACAATGTTTTGTTGAAAACCAATGATTTTTTTTTAGAAAAAAGGCATAATAAAATTAATTTAATCTTTAAAAGGGATGAAAAATTTTACAAACCTTTTGATTTTATTTTAGAAGTTGGCAAATGGCATAGTTTATCTTTAGGTAAGATTTTGCTAAAATGTTTAGAGTGCAATGCAGCTTCTGTATCAAGATTAAAATGTTGTTCTTATGAGTTTAGATATAAATTTTTTAAGGATAAGTTGAAAGCAAAAAAATTTTTTTCTAAGTTTATAAGGTGTAATCCGATTTATTTAATGTTATTAGCACTAGATAACAGGTTAATTGGAATTATTGATTTAAATACTTTAAACTTAGTATGGAGTGAAAAAAGCATTCTTAAAAAAATTAGTATATCTTTGATTGGAGGGCTTTTAAAGGAATGA
- a CDS encoding 50S ribosomal protein L25/general stress protein Ctc has protein sequence MENSRVLSCKYRSSFGSSNARRIRAKCEIPAVVYGQGNDVLHLKIKSSEFNKKFAKFTDNTVLILDDGKVERCVFVKDVAENIASKLIYHIDFYEVDKRVELEKYIPIKLVGASIGVKEGGILTVLKEQVKVRSLPLDLPEFIELDLTPVNKGDSVLLKDLVLPSNVKLAESDDNLEVVIIK, from the coding sequence GCAGGGTTTTAAGTTGTAAATATAGATCAAGCTTTGGGTCTTCTAATGCTCGCAGAATAAGGGCTAAATGTGAAATACCGGCTGTTGTTTACGGGCAGGGCAATGATGTTTTACATTTGAAAATTAAGAGTAGTGAGTTTAATAAAAAATTTGCAAAGTTTACAGATAATACTGTCTTGATATTAGATGATGGCAAGGTTGAAAGATGTGTTTTTGTTAAAGATGTTGCAGAAAATATTGCCAGCAAGCTCATTTATCATATTGATTTTTACGAAGTAGATAAGCGTGTTGAGCTTGAAAAATATATTCCTATCAAGCTTGTTGGGGCTTCTATTGGGGTTAAAGAGGGTGGAATTTTGACTGTTTTAAAAGAGCAAGTTAAGGTAAGGTCTTTGCCCTTGGATTTGCCAGAATTCATAGAGCTTGATTTAACTCCCGTTAACAAAGGAGATAGTGTTCTTCTTAAAGATCTTGTATTACCTTCTAATGTTAAGCTTGCAGAAAGTGATGATAATTTGGAAGTTGTTATTATAAAGTGA
- the pth gene encoding aminoacyl-tRNA hydrolase: MGLLILGLGNPGLEFSLTRHNVGFSLLDKIVSKNGLFLKRKKKYEYSELRVISRRVILVKPLTYMNLSGSLFPSIFSDFYMCIKNLLVVLDNVDLPLGKCRLKERGGMSTHNGLKSISSVLGSSNYSRLYIGVGSNVMCDIKSFVLSRFCKDEIDRLEKLYDFLSDELIDISESNFKDKVQKINSSNF, translated from the coding sequence ATGGGTTTGTTGATACTCGGATTAGGAAACCCCGGATTAGAATTTTCTTTAACCAGACATAATGTTGGCTTTTCTCTTTTAGATAAAATTGTTTCTAAGAATGGCCTTTTTTTAAAGAGGAAAAAAAAATATGAATATTCAGAGTTAAGGGTGATTTCTAGACGGGTAATTTTGGTTAAGCCATTGACTTATATGAATTTAAGCGGATCTTTATTTCCTTCAATATTTTCAGATTTTTATATGTGCATAAAGAATCTATTAGTTGTTCTTGATAATGTTGATCTTCCTTTGGGAAAATGCAGGCTTAAAGAGCGAGGTGGTATGTCTACTCATAATGGTCTTAAGTCAATTTCAAGTGTTCTTGGAAGCTCTAATTACAGTAGACTTTATATTGGGGTTGGAAGCAATGTTATGTGCGATATAAAGAGTTTTGTTCTTTCTAGATTTTGTAAGGATGAAATAGATAGACTTGAAAAATTGTATGACTTTTTAAGCGATGAGTTAATTGATATTAGTGAGTCAAATTTTAAAGATAAAGTTCAAAAAATTAATTCTAGTAATTTTTAA